The following proteins are co-located in the Thermoflexus sp. genome:
- a CDS encoding DUF2207 domain-containing protein — protein sequence MKSTKRWIRWSIALFLGLGLWGGFAPALQAQSAAAVAERFDVEIRVHLDGTMEITEHQTIRFNGTFRRGFREIPLRRTEGITILDLREDEAIYRRASSGQPFTYEVEESREGITVRWFFPPTTNAVRTFHLRYQVRGAIRRYPEGDQLWWNPLPAEHAYEIRHSTVTVILPPGAPAQQVAAYGPADGEILEGGRTVRFQARRPLQPDESFEIRVQFPHGILPPEPPAWQVQEDRLPLYNLGLLALGVLLLIGGPALALTLWAARGRDPYVGIVPDSLAEPPSADPPAMVGVLLDERADLRDIMATVVDLARRGVLTIEEVREGFRRDFVLRRTGQERDLRPFEVVLLRALFNGNSVRRMGELRYRFADRLPEIEAALYRAVAQAGWFAGRPDRVRGGYQFLAFAFGALAVLAGIAAGNWSGHGLWGMWAVVVGLGGTALAWLLIAPHMPRKTRKGAELAARWRAFAQGLRRLQQMAPEEARARLEAYIPYAIAFGLERRFLRQWQELAPDLPPPPWYRPWIDPRSASAPGRIPGHAAPAPAPGGLGVPSLDDAASALTGGLNAFAESLTSMLNVAADTFVSRPPSDRGGGGRWSGGGSFGGGGGGGGRSGFG from the coding sequence ATGAAGAGCACGAAGCGATGGATCCGATGGAGCATCGCGCTGTTCCTCGGGCTCGGCCTCTGGGGTGGCTTTGCACCGGCTCTCCAAGCCCAATCTGCCGCGGCCGTCGCGGAGCGCTTCGATGTGGAGATCCGCGTGCACTTGGACGGCACGATGGAGATCACCGAGCATCAAACGATCCGTTTCAACGGGACGTTCCGCCGGGGGTTCCGGGAGATCCCCCTCCGGCGCACGGAGGGGATCACCATCCTGGATCTCCGGGAGGATGAGGCGATCTATCGCCGTGCGTCTTCCGGCCAGCCGTTCACCTATGAGGTGGAGGAAAGCCGCGAGGGGATCACCGTGCGGTGGTTTTTCCCGCCCACCACAAACGCGGTCCGGACGTTCCATCTGCGCTATCAGGTCCGGGGCGCGATCCGGCGATATCCGGAGGGGGATCAGCTGTGGTGGAATCCACTTCCCGCTGAGCATGCATATGAGATCCGCCATAGCACGGTCACGGTGATCCTGCCCCCCGGGGCGCCGGCCCAGCAGGTCGCCGCCTATGGCCCGGCGGATGGGGAGATCCTGGAAGGGGGTCGGACTGTGCGCTTCCAGGCCCGACGCCCTCTCCAGCCGGATGAGTCCTTCGAGATCCGGGTCCAGTTCCCCCATGGCATCCTGCCCCCCGAGCCCCCGGCCTGGCAGGTCCAGGAGGACCGCCTGCCCCTGTATAACCTGGGACTGCTGGCCCTGGGGGTGCTGCTGCTGATCGGCGGGCCGGCCCTGGCCCTAACGCTGTGGGCAGCGCGGGGGCGGGATCCTTATGTCGGGATCGTGCCAGATTCGCTCGCCGAGCCACCTTCTGCCGATCCCCCGGCGATGGTGGGCGTGCTGCTGGACGAGCGGGCGGATCTGCGGGACATCATGGCGACGGTGGTGGATCTGGCCCGGCGAGGGGTGTTGACGATCGAGGAGGTCCGCGAAGGCTTTCGCCGGGATTTCGTCCTTCGGCGGACCGGACAGGAAAGGGATCTGCGGCCCTTTGAGGTGGTTTTGCTGCGCGCCCTTTTCAACGGAAACTCGGTCCGCCGTATGGGGGAGCTTCGCTATCGCTTCGCCGATCGCCTGCCGGAGATCGAAGCGGCGCTATATCGGGCGGTCGCCCAGGCGGGCTGGTTTGCCGGCCGCCCCGATCGGGTGCGGGGCGGCTATCAGTTCCTGGCCTTCGCGTTCGGCGCCCTGGCGGTGCTGGCGGGCATCGCCGCGGGAAACTGGAGCGGCCATGGGCTCTGGGGGATGTGGGCGGTCGTCGTGGGGTTGGGGGGAACGGCCCTCGCGTGGTTGCTGATCGCTCCCCACATGCCCCGGAAAACCCGGAAAGGCGCGGAGCTGGCCGCCCGCTGGCGGGCCTTCGCTCAGGGATTGCGCCGGCTTCAGCAGATGGCGCCGGAGGAGGCGCGGGCGCGGCTGGAAGCCTATATTCCTTATGCGATCGCTTTCGGGTTGGAGCGTCGGTTCCTGCGGCAGTGGCAGGAGCTGGCCCCCGATCTTCCGCCGCCGCCATGGTATCGTCCGTGGATCGATCCGCGCTCCGCTTCCGCGCCGGGGAGGATCCCGGGCCATGCCGCGCCCGCTCCCGCTCCGGGGGGGCTGGGGGTTCCCTCGCTGGACGATGCGGCGAGCGCCCTGACCGGCGGTTTGAACGCCTTTGCCGAGAGCCTGACGAGCATGCTCAACGTCGCCGCGGATACGTTTGTCAGCCGTCCGCCTTCGGATCGGGGAGGCGGCGGGCGCTGGAGCGGCGGCGGGAGCTTCGGCGGCGGGGGTGGCGGAGGGGGCCGGAGCGGGTTCGGATAA